The genomic window GGGGTGCGAGGGCTGGTTATAGGCCGAGTTCTGCCCCGACACCTGTGACCGATATTGCGCATCGTGCATCAGAGTGACGTGGCGGATGGCGGTCGGATGCGGGGTCACATAGATGCGCAGCGCCGAGTTATCGGCCGTGCGCCAGATCACCTCTTCACGCCAGTCGCCCAGGATGTCGGCGACCAGAACCGGATTGGCCTTGGTGCCGTTGTTGGAGGCAGCGCCCTCGGCGCTCAGAAGGGGGACGGACCGCTGGTTTTCCCAGTCCCATTTGAAGATCCGCGTGCCGTCCAGCAGTTCGCGCAAGGCGTCGCCGTCCCACCAGATGCCGAAGTTCATCTGCTGCGGGCGGGTGGGAGAGATGACCCGGCCGTCCGCCGAATACAGGTCGTTGCTGTTCGACGCCCAGACCTCGGCCCCCGGATAGCGGGGATCGATGTCGATGGCGACGCCGCGCCCGACATCCTGCTGTCCGGGCGTGAGCCACAGGACTTCGCCGGTGCGGGCGTCGACCATAGCCGACCCGATGCCGCCATTGCCGACGACGTTTTCATGCACCCCGAACTTCTCGAGCCCCGGCCGGGTCGGGTCCAGGTCGCCGACGTGCATGGCGTCGCCGTGACCCAGCCGCGTGGTCCACAGCGCCGTTCCGTCGTCGTTCAGCGCCATCGCGCCGTAAATGATTTCCTGGCGGCCGTCGCCGTCCACGTCGGCGACGCTGAACTGGTGATTGCCCTGACCGGCGTAGCCTTCGGGCGCTGTGTCGCTGTCGAACACCCAACGCTGGCCCAGCCGTCCGTCGCGCCAGTCCCAGGCGGCGACCACAGTGCGCCCGTAATAGCCGCGCGCCATGACGATGCTGGGCAGACGCCCGTCCAGATAGGCGGCGCCGCCCAGATACCGCTCGGACCGATTGCCATAGCCGTCGCCCCAGAGGGCCGCCATCTCTTCCGATGTCGCTTGATCCCCCGTCCGACCGCGCGAGGGGACATAGGGCGCGCTGGCCAAGGCCGCGCCGGTGCGGCCGTCGAAGACGGTTATGAACTCCGGCCCAGACAGGATGCGGCCGACCAGACCGGCCGCCAGGCTTCCGTCCGGTTTGCGCTCGGCGCCCGTGCGGTCATGGCTGGGGATTTCGCCGCCGTCTTCGCGCCAGTCGGCTTTGGCGTCGCCGATCACCCGACCGGCGCCGTCGATCGTGCCGTCCGCGGTTTTCAGTGCGACCTCGGCCCGTCCATCGCCGTCGAAGTCCTGCACGACCATCTGGGTGTAGTGGGCGCCCGAACGAATGTTGCGGCCCAAGTCGATGCGCCACAGCCGCCGTCCATCCAGCGTATAGGCGTCGATCAGCGTGGGGCCGGTGAAGCCGGCGAAGGCGTTGTCCTTGGCGTTGGTCGGCTGCCATTTCAGGATGATTTCGTAGCGCCCGTCGCCATCCAGATCGCCGACCGTCCCGTCGTTGGCCTCATATTCATAGGTCACCCCGTCGGGCGTAACGCCGCCATCGGGGCGATCCAGCGGGATTGTGAGATAGCCGGAAGGTAGGTTCAGCGCGTCCGACGCATTTGGGTCGCCCACGCGGCGCACGGCATAGCGCGCCCGCAGATCTCCGGTCACGTCGTGCCAGTTCGTCGCTTCCCCTGCGCCTGTCCGGGCGACTCTCACGCCATTCTTGAACACGTCGAAGCGGGCGTCTGAAGAGTCCGTCTCCATAAGCCGCCACTGCACCAACATGCCTCTGCCGGAATTCAGCGTAGCCACCACGGACCGATCCAGCCGCTCCGGACGCGGCAACTCGGCGTTGGCGAACCCAGAGGCCATGACGAAAATCGCGCCCGAGCAGACCAAAAATCCGCGTGGTGGCGCCATGCTAAAACGAGCCAAAACCGCCTCCCAGCGCCGATGGCCCATTTTGTAGGATATTATCCCAAATATGCCAAGCAGCTGCGCCTTCAGGCAATGTTTGCCGGAGTGCGAGGACGTGGAGGCCTTCCGTTTTGGTAGGTGCGAGACGCAAGTCGCAGACTTGCGCAAGAACTTAGGTGGGGTCGCCAACCCAGGTCGGCTCGGCTTGGACTGACTAGATCTCGTTGAGTTTTCATGGGCGCTTCCTACGGCGCTTTGAATGACGAGAAAGCGCAAGGTTGGCGTCTATCGCTTGAACAACTGACGACATTCTGGGGCGCAAGAGATAGAAAGGCGTGAAAGCTCTTCGGTTGATCGGCGACTTGCCCCGCAAAGTTGATCGTCCAGCAGCGCAGGTTTCGGCAGCTACGATGTGTGGCACCGCCGTCTATTCGTCGAGCCGCGTAGGACTAGGCTGAAGCGAAAGGAGAGCTGAATAGCTTGGCTGCCTATCGACGTAAGGGACAGGCGGCATTTGAGGGGGGCTGCGCCAAGATAATGTGACCCACGCTGTGCTTCGCGCTCGAGCGCCCTAGGCTCCGGACTCAATCGGCATCCACCAAGTGACGGCGGCGGCGATAAGCACGGCGGACAGGAAGTTGTCGGCCCGTTTGTCGTATCGGGTTGCGATGCGCCGGAAGTCCTTGATGCGGCAGAACATCCGTTCGACGGCGTTGCGGCTCCGATAGGCAACGGGGTCCTAGGTGTGGGGATGTTTGCGCGTCGGGTTGGGCGGGATGACGGGTTCGCAGCCTCGTTCGGCGAGCCAGTCGCGCAACTTGCGGGCGTCGTAGGCGCGGTCGGCCAGGAGCTTGCGAGGCGTCGGCACAATCCTGAGCAACGCCGCAGCTCCGACGAGGTCATGGGTGTTCCCAGCCGTCAGAACCAGGGCTCGGGGCCGGCCCAGGTCGTCGGTCAGGGCGTGAATCTTCGTCGTCCGACCGCCCCGGGAGGCTCCGATGGCGTTTTCGAAGGCCCCCCTTTTGCGCCCGCCGCCGAGCGGTGGGCTTTCACGTAGGTGGCGTCTATCGCGCCAGTGAACACGTCGCTCTTGCCGGTCAGGCGTAGAAGACCTCGCTCTAAACGCCCTGTCGGCTCCAGCGATTGAAGCGGTTGTATACCGTCGTGTACGGCCCGTAATCGGTCGGACAGTCCCGCCATCGGGCGCCCGACCGCAGCATGTGGACGATCCCGCTGATCACCCGGCGATCATCTACACGCCGCGCGCCGCTACGGCCTCTCGGCAGATGCGGCTCGATCGCCGCCCACTCCACATCCGACAACCAGTAAACCGACTTCGACTTCGACATCCGGAGCACCTCCGGAATCTTGGAATCAGCCTTCGCATTCCAAAGCAAGCTGATTGAGTACGGAGCCTAGCTGAACAGGCTCCACCAGGGCTTCCAAGGGGTCAGATGATGTTCGTGGTGACGGCCGAAGTGGAAGCAAGTCAGCAACGACAGGACCGGGCCGAAGGGGCTGGTGCGGGCGTTGTGGTGGTCGGGGAAGGCTTCGTCCGTATGCCTGTGAGGCAGCCAGGTTCCGAAGGTGAACAGCTGTAGCGCTGAGAGCAGGGCGGGCGCAGCCCAGAAGACCAGAAGATTGGGCATGCGGGCGCCGAGGATCAGCACAGCGACGGCCACGAGCACCGTCAGAACGGCCAATTCTCGCCAGCCGAAATAGGTGCGGAAAAAACCGTAGAACCACGGCAGGAAGGCGCGGGGGGCGTCGGCGTGAAAGTCGGGGTCGTCCGCCGTGCCGGGGCCCGCGTGATGGGCGTGGTGTGCTGTCTTCAACGGCGCGAACCGAAAACCGGCGTAGAGGGCCAGCGCCAGGCTGCCGATCGCCTTGTTCAGCCGTGGGCGTCCCGGCGCCAGCGAGCCGTGCATGGCGTCGTGGGCGACGATGAACAGGCCCACGGACAGCCAGGTCTGAACGGCGACGATCAGCGGAACGGTCAGGACGCTCCAGATCGTCCAGCGATGAAAATAGACGCCGTAGACATGCAGGCTCAGCCAGGCCGCCGCGATCAGGCCAGCCAGCGTCAGACCGATCAGGGCCTGGTTCGGGACGACCCGTGACATTGGCGTGACGGCGGACATGGCGCGACACTTAGCGCATCGCGGTCCGCTAAGCATCCTGTTCGCTTGCCGCATGCGTCGTCGCGTGCCACCTGTCTGGAATGCAGGTCGACGCCTCTGACACTTCCGCGCCGGACCTTTTGCTGGTCGGCGGCGGCCTGGCCAATGGCCTGCTGGCGCTGCGGCTGTCGCAGCTGCGGCCCGATCTGGACTTGCGAATCGTCGAGGCGGCGCAGACCCTGGGCGGGGTCCACACCTGGTCCTTCTTCGACAGCGACCTGACGCAGGCGCAGCGCGACTGGATCGCGCCCTTGGTCGTGCATCGCTGGCCAGGATACAGCGTCCGTTTTCCCCAGTTCGAGCGCGCGCTGTCGACCCCCTATTGCAGCGTCACGGCCGAACGGTTCGCGGCGGTGGTCGAGGCGGCTTTGCCCGGAAGGGTCATACTGGGTGCGCCGGTCGCTTCGGTGTCGCCGACCGAAGCGGTGCTGACTGATGGACGGCGTCTGAGCGCCAAGGCGGTGATCGATGGGCGCGGGCCGACCGCGACGCCGGATCTGGCGCTGGGTTTTCAGAAGTTCGTCGGGCTGGAGGTGCGGCTGGCGGCGCCGCACGGTCTGACCACCCCCATCGTCATGGACGCCTGCGTCGATCAGGCCGGGGGCTATCGGTTTCTCTACACCCTGCCGTTCGATAATCGTACGCTGCTGATCGAGGATACGCGCTATACCGACGGCGATGCGCTGGATCGCGAGGCGTTCCGTCAGGGCGTGCTGGATTATGCGCGCGGGCAGGGCTGGACGATCGACACGGTGCTGCGCGAGGAGGACGGCGTCCTGCCCGTGGCGCTTGATGGGAACATCGGCGCGCATTTGTCGCGGATGGGGCCGACGGCGCTCAGCGGTCTGCGCGCCGGGCTGTTTCACCCGACCACCGGCTATTCCCTGCCGGACGCCGTGCGCCTTGCCGACCGGTTGGCGCGGGATTTCGAGCCGGCGACGGTCGCCGAGGACATCCGCCGCCACGCGCATCACGTATGGGCCGGACGAGGCTTTTATCGGTTGTTGAACCGGATGCTATTCCGTGCGGCACGGCCCGATGAGCGATACAAGGTGCTGGAGCGGTTTTATTGTCTGCCCCAGCCTTTGGTCGAACGCTTCTACTCTGCGGGATCGACCCTCGCCGACAAGGCGCGGATCCTGAGCGGAAAACCCCCGGTGCCGATCGGCGCCGCACTGACCTGTATGGTCGAAAGAGGACGTGCGTGATGCGGGCTGCTGTCATCGGATCGGGCTTCGGAGGCTTGTCGCTGGCCATACGGCTGCAGTCGGCGGGCATTCAGACCACGGTGTTCGAGGCCCGCGATCTGGAGGGCGGCCGGGCCTATGTGTTCAAGGACAAGGGCTATACCTTCGACGCCGGTCCCACCGTCATCACCGACCCGTCGGCGCTGGAGGAACTGTTCGAGGCCAGTGGGCGCAAGCTGTCGGACTATGTCGAACTGCTGCCGGTCGCGCCCTTCTATCGGCTGTGCTGGGAAGACGGCGACGTCTTCGACTACGTCAACGATCAGGACGAGCTGGATCGCCAGATCGTGGCGCGCAATCCGGCCGACAAGGAAGGCTATCGCAAGTTCCTGGCCTATTCGCAGGACCTGCTGAAGGAAGGCTATCTGAAGCTGGGGGCCGTGCCGTTCCTGGACTTCGCCAGCATGGTCAAGGCGGCGCCAGAGCTGATGCGGCTTCAGGCCTGGCGGTCGGTCTATGACAAGGTCGCCAGCTATATTCAGGACGAGCATCTGCGTCAGGCGTTCAGCTTCCACTCCCTGCTGGTCGGCGGCAATCCGTTCGCGACATCGTCGATCTATGCCCTGATCCATGCGCTGGAGCGGCGCTGGGGCGTGTGGTTCCCGCGCGGCGGTACTGGTGCGCTGATCCAGGCCATGGTGCGTCTGCTCAAGGATCTGGGCGGGGAAGTGCGGCTGAACAGTCCGGTCGAGCGCATCACCATGGCGAACGGGCGCGCGACCGGCGTGGTCGTAAACGGCGAGACGCTGGCCTTCGACATGGTCGCCTCCAATGCCGACGTGGTGCACACCTATCAGCGCCT from Brevundimonas fontaquae includes these protein-coding regions:
- a CDS encoding rhamnogalacturonan lyase, which produces MASGFANAELPRPERLDRSVVATLNSGRGMLVQWRLMETDSSDARFDVFKNGVRVARTGAGEATNWHDVTGDLRARYAVRRVGDPNASDALNLPSGYLTIPLDRPDGGVTPDGVTYEYEANDGTVGDLDGDGRYEIILKWQPTNAKDNAFAGFTGPTLIDAYTLDGRRLWRIDLGRNIRSGAHYTQMVVQDFDGDGRAEVALKTADGTIDGAGRVIGDAKADWREDGGEIPSHDRTGAERKPDGSLAAGLVGRILSGPEFITVFDGRTGAALASAPYVPSRGRTGDQATSEEMAALWGDGYGNRSERYLGGAAYLDGRLPSIVMARGYYGRTVVAAWDWRDGRLGQRWVFDSDTAPEGYAGQGNHQFSVADVDGDGRQEIIYGAMALNDDGTALWTTRLGHGDAMHVGDLDPTRPGLEKFGVHENVVGNGGIGSAMVDARTGEVLWLTPGQQDVGRGVAIDIDPRYPGAEVWASNSNDLYSADGRVISPTRPQQMNFGIWWDGDALRELLDGTRIFKWDWENQRSVPLLSAEGAASNNGTKANPVLVADILGDWREEVIWRTADNSALRIYVTPHPTAIRHVTLMHDAQYRSQVSGQNSAYNQPSHPSFAFETAQPAESGH
- a CDS encoding fatty acid desaturase produces the protein MSAVTPMSRVVPNQALIGLTLAGLIAAAWLSLHVYGVYFHRWTIWSVLTVPLIVAVQTWLSVGLFIVAHDAMHGSLAPGRPRLNKAIGSLALALYAGFRFAPLKTAHHAHHAGPGTADDPDFHADAPRAFLPWFYGFFRTYFGWRELAVLTVLVAVAVLILGARMPNLLVFWAAPALLSALQLFTFGTWLPHRHTDEAFPDHHNARTSPFGPVLSLLTCFHFGRHHEHHLTPWKPWWSLFS
- the crtY gene encoding lycopene beta-cyclase CrtY, with protein sequence MQVDASDTSAPDLLLVGGGLANGLLALRLSQLRPDLDLRIVEAAQTLGGVHTWSFFDSDLTQAQRDWIAPLVVHRWPGYSVRFPQFERALSTPYCSVTAERFAAVVEAALPGRVILGAPVASVSPTEAVLTDGRRLSAKAVIDGRGPTATPDLALGFQKFVGLEVRLAAPHGLTTPIVMDACVDQAGGYRFLYTLPFDNRTLLIEDTRYTDGDALDREAFRQGVLDYARGQGWTIDTVLREEDGVLPVALDGNIGAHLSRMGPTALSGLRAGLFHPTTGYSLPDAVRLADRLARDFEPATVAEDIRRHAHHVWAGRGFYRLLNRMLFRAARPDERYKVLERFYCLPQPLVERFYSAGSTLADKARILSGKPPVPIGAALTCMVERGRA
- a CDS encoding phytoene desaturase — encoded protein: MRAAVIGSGFGGLSLAIRLQSAGIQTTVFEARDLEGGRAYVFKDKGYTFDAGPTVITDPSALEELFEASGRKLSDYVELLPVAPFYRLCWEDGDVFDYVNDQDELDRQIVARNPADKEGYRKFLAYSQDLLKEGYLKLGAVPFLDFASMVKAAPELMRLQAWRSVYDKVASYIQDEHLRQAFSFHSLLVGGNPFATSSIYALIHALERRWGVWFPRGGTGALIQAMVRLLKDLGGEVRLNSPVERITMANGRATGVVVNGETLAFDMVASNADVVHTYQRLLGQEPRGQKEGAKLASRRHSMSLFVIYFGLKRVHPEVRHHTVLFGPRYRELIAEIFKGPDLPDDFSLYLHAPTRTDPSLAPEGCDAFYVLAPVPHLASADIDWEVEGPRYRDRILAYLEERYIPGLTADLDTCRIFTPVDFRDQLNAHQGSAFSLEPILTQSAWFRVHNRDDQIPNLYFVGAGTHPGAGVPGVVGSAKATAALMIEDARQPA